AATGAATTCCCGTATAGAATTATAGCTTAAACATTTAACTGgtacaatatatttgtatactaCACAATCTCAATTAaactatgaaatgaaatatgtctgTCTAGCCCTCTCTTCCACTCAACCTCAagataatatgaaaaatacaaacaatactaTATGTAAAGAACATTATAAACTAAGCTATATGTACTGAAGTAATATTGACACTACTATCTTGTTGAGAAGTGAGGTTTTATTTACAAGGCTATGTTAGTACCAACAAGTACTTTCTACCACTTAACCTATACAAAAAAAAGGAGGGAGCAACTTATTTTCTGGGGGGGGGTCTCCAGtttcttttactaaaatatcCAATAAGCTTTTGAAAGGTACTTTCTTGCAAATTCactgtttatttgattttgtttttatttttatttagtttgttttttaagttcATGCTGCAGTCAAACTGCTGAGGGTTCATGATAAATATACTATTGAAGTGTTGACACTTACTCTGGGCTACAGTTGGCTGCCTCGTAAAGTTCATGCTGCAGTCGAACTGCTGGGGGTTCAACCTTCTCCTTGGGTAGCACATCCCTACTCTTGAGTAAGTCTACAGTGTCCATCCCCTGTAACAGTAGGATTACATTAGCAACACTAATATCAACACAAGCGTTAAAACTACTATTTAGTTGATAACaccaaattatacttttaaaattaatttgggaAAGATGTTATGTTAGGTTTCTAACTGAACAAAATGGAACACGTGTTAcacataattgtatattaaaatgagAGAATCAATTAAATACAACCCAAAATCACAAAATAGtgcttttattattgaatcaGGAACGAGCAACCATCCACCCAAAGAAGAGCAAGAATGTGCAATTAATATTACATGTATCTCCTAAAATGTAAATACCGATCATATCAAGGCTCAAACCACTTTCATGGTTAGTTACTGCAGTGGAAGATATCAACTTTGAGTCTCAGAGGAGACCATGGTTATAATTTCCAAGATAAACTttgtggaaattaaatatttggataaataaaattagataatgTTTAACAGAAGAAGAAATTGGAAATTCAACATTAAACTAAACAGTGTACCTTAACCTAGTAAGATTTTTAGCTGAGACTGGCCTAAAAACtactttaacacattcactgctaagcATTTGAGTATTAGCGAAACCCCGgtgctaattttttaaatttgtttaattagaagATATAACTTGCAGAAGTGACATAAAagcataaaagattatttttgacctatatttacattttttttgacaTCATTATACTGCGGGACCGATGGGTCCCGTCAGCATGGACCAATGCCCATTGAACCTGAAAATGACATTTATTACaagaactattgtattatttagggGTGTACACGTAACCTTCTGACTGTTGATGGTAGTAAAGACAAGAAATTAGGCATTATGTTCCCAAGActcctaaaattatgtaatatgttgCGGGACCAATGGGTCCCGTTGTCCTGGCTACAGGTCTTCGTTGATTTATACATGAGTGCACACtctaaaacaagataattttcacTGAAAGGCACTAAtagtatatcattttattatttacaaccatcCCCTCCGTTCTTTGTAGTTTTTAACATgtcttatttacaatatgtacatcatACCAAACACTTTTTGTTATTGTGCATCTTATTGTCATGGCACTTGTTATATCATCACGAATCATTGGTAATGTATTATACAAACTACTTTGGGGTCTCTAGATGTCCCAGCCATTGTTTATTTCGCTAACAAGAATCACGAAATAATAGCAAACACAGCACTAGATGAAAACAACTATAGTTAGCTGAACCGAGAAACTATGCACACTAGAACAAAGAACGAAACCGGCCCAACACGCTCACGCTATCAGAAAGGGTCTCTTTGCAGTGCTGCCTAAACAATGCCGAGAGCAAAACAATGCCCAGTGGGACCGATAGGTCCCGCGCGCACCCGTGAATGGTGCCGAGACGCTCGGGCGGGACCGAATGGTCCCGCTTAgcactgaatgtgttaattaACAATCTACATTACTATTAAGACTCCATTTTGAGTTGCTGCCAGTTGCGTGATTGCAAAAACTGAGGTTTGTAGTGTTTGTGGTGATaatgaaatgttaaaacattGAAATCAGCCATTCTTTACATTACAACATACTGGTTAAGGATCTTGGTTTGtcaaaaatttgtgcaaggtAGGATACGACTGTTCTACCATCCCCTTAACCCTCAGCAATTGGATACAGTATTTATAGTATATCCTCTACGATTGTGTGGCCAGTCTGACGGGCAAAAGCAATCTGCATATTAACTCGTATTAGTTTCCACTTGAGTTGTCCTTGGTGCTCAGATGGCAAGTGAGACTGTCCAACATAGAATTCCTTCAACGATCAGATGGCTAGTGTCACTGGCCAAGAAGTATGTTCtgcattttgaaatattttatttgttgggaTGGCTGTAAAGTGCTGAAACCTATCGAATAAACATTgaactaaatgaaaaataaatttctttacatttaaccGTCTGACTTAACGAATACTAGAAATAAACAGGTGTTTTGAGAAATACCACTCAagcaaagagttaaaaaaaaacaataaaaccaaagTCCGACACAGTGATTGCATAAGTTACAATATAAACtgtaagttatttaattattcagtaaGTATCTAGTTCCACTTTCAAATATAAAccaatagtatattaaaattccatttatCGTGTctgtatatgtattaataaaaaattgtttaaaaataattggtttgtaattatttcaattcAATCCCTCTTGTATACATTGCaggttgtaataaaaataatttcaagttgGTGGGGGAAGGCCACCATGATGAATGAGTCTGACGTCGAGAATGGCGTAGACAATGACACTGGGCATCCGAGCGGCAATGACAACTCATGTTGTAATTATTCTGAGCTGTCTTAGAGTAGCATGTGTCCAGTTTGACTGGTCGTCCAATatatataagtagtttatatataattgaaacacTTTTACAATCTTATTTTCAGTTGTAGAATTAATATGAGGGATGTCTATTTAAAGACATAATTAGTAACCATCCaaatgagttttaatatttttcgttatttttattattaattcagaaaaatatcccaaacatttttatacttcacctcttaaatattaaaagtaaacatcACAAGTAAAGCAAAATAGCATCCAGATGTATTTGAATCATATCTTTAAACATTTCCCTTAATTCTATGATAAAAACTAAGGATATGAAactgttgaaattaaaaattgctctCATGTGGTAAAGTCCAAGGCCGTTTACTACAACCAGCTGTTAAAGGGCAATGCACGGATTATGCATTATGCGTTCtattcttacaaattttattcttttcctGAATCTCAAACATCATCTTGGGAGTCAGTGATTATTTTATGCATTATGTAGAGTGCAATAAACACACAAGGATAAGATGTCAgcataaaaatttccaaaaaaaaaaacaaaacaatgactTTTTTAAGTTAGTATTGGATGGAAAAATAATGATATTGCAAGAtatgcaaaaaaattttatttcatagacATCTGTTCTGGATTTTAAAATGGGCACAAATGGAatgtttgcatttaaatatttttatgtgcttTGTATGTAAGAAAATCAGTAATTCTATCGACATTTAATGACTGTACAGTACCCATAGTTTGTTGAAACCTTGCTGCACCACCGTCATTCCAGCCAACTGAGGTGTTAATCCATCTATGGAACCAGGCTGTTGTTGATAACCAGGATTTTGAGGCTGAAAAAATAACACGTTTTGACTAATGATACGATATTCACATCAAGATTATATTTACACTGACAATGTCTATTGTTTGCTGAATAAACCAGCCAAGAGACATTGCCATAAGGCTTGtggtttacaattaaaatgtacttgGTCCTACAGGAACTAAGTGATGACTGTGAAGTTGTGCTGCACActtgttattgtattgttacaacttcataaaataaaataagttttacgtGGCATATTGTTTGTTCAGCAAGAACCATagtattaaatgtgtatttagaaatattactttattttcacaGAAACTTTTTTTCTAGATTAAAAGTATGTACATACTAAATCTACATACAATTTCAAGCATTATGATTATTTGAAACTGATATTGTGTTTAAGGATAAAAACCTAATACATGCTTAAAAGTGAGCTTTTCTCAAATTTTATTCTCTGAAACTTTAGAATAAAGGACACATATTTGATggtaagattaattttttaatattattagcgGGCATaatctttcaaaatttcattCCAAACACTCCTGATAAGTTCATAGGTCAATAAAAGAGacttaagtttaaagaacagtgctTTGGTACCATGAAATCAGAAAAGAAGTTTCTaagtaacaattaaataactcaaatttttctccaatattccatgatatttgattgaatagctccaatgatttataaaaattgaactattttagaccaatgtggAGAAGTTCAAATATCGAAGTCCTTAGCTTGTCAGTAATAAATGATTGTACTCTATGTAGTACAGAAAAGGAAGAAGGCATATTTTAGGTTCATATTATGTAAGTGTCCAtggttaaaactttgaaattaaaaaaaattctaatggctcttattttaggtttcgtttgtttataaacacttctggttcgaataaattataatttgacaccaaagttgagtttgccgtgtttccctgatcaagaaaatatatataggcctatacaCAAACACATgcctgagaagcctactttggtcATCAAACTTCTACTTTCGGCCATTGTAATTTAGTTCCAGTTTAAGATATTCCTGGTGCCACAGttaagtttgctttgttgccccgatcaagagAATATATACATGTGCAGTtcttacagtagaacccctcatatccggcctcggttttaccgcacctcggtttatccggccacttcccggaagccaatatcgaaatttatttaccacggcttgcagacgcacagttgcacgcactagtctcccacgactcttgcgttattttggtgtatctatttgtttacattttcctgtgttgtcctcagttgagctaataggtttaacctgtaaacagttcgttgattatttccagtgcggttagtacagtacagtacaattgttttgtttcatcaagtgctgtgtactgtaggttggtttatccggccgaatcgttatccggccaggggctcggtcccgtggtggccggatatgaggggttctactgtaatgaAAACTATTTCTGTCTAAAAACAgctaaggtgggttttataacagtgtttaaatctatagcaaaagttagatattaattttatcttttatatctgtattacactactTATCAAACACTGCTACTCATTATTTGCTCggatgtaaaattgtataattttactaaaacttctattttcttatctgaataaaCTTTGTGCTAAACAGTGgttacagaaaaggttgaaataagaagtgttgttactatcaagctctCTAtttgctttcaagactataaatgtaaacaaattaaaaacgtTGTGTGGTcttattacaatgtttacataCAACAGTTGATATCATCTAACAGGTTCATTCAATTAATAAGATGTGTTTgcagaaatacatttcttatgggaattttcacaactttagagaccagtggggtggAGACCTAATGTAGAAAAAAGATAGCCCTTATATACAGTGTGGGCCACGATGCTTGGTGTCTGGTCTGCACATGCACATTTATCCCTTTCCTCCTCCAAACGGCATTTCATAGTCACTTCGTGAAATGATCATTTGCATAGAACAAACATGTATTTGTTTTAGTCTAGAACATTGTGTTTTGATGACTGTTTCATTGTTTGAATTTTCTTGTAATCAAGTTAAAAGAAAGTGAATACGAAAGTTAGATGATCATACTGTACACAATTGACATAAGGGAGTAATGGTGGGGATAAACACTACCTCTCGTAGGTATAAAGGCTCATAAGTTAAAGAGCTAATTTTAGCTTCatacatattattgtaaaacatctTACTATTTCTTTAGTAGTTGATCTGAAATAGACcttattaaaaatatggtaaCTCAGTATTTTaggaagttttaatttaatgaatttggtttttttattattatttatatacatgaatTTTGATTTAGGTGGCCTCTATTTAAGAAACATTACtgcaatggtttttattttaccattaataaacatttactgtTTCATATAAgaggttatataaatatttttaacgcacatattgtcaatatatttattatattcaatgcTCGTAGACATAAAAAAGAACAATACTATGTGCATTATGTTTTGatcaattcataatttattattactattagtaatataaaagttGTTGGTGACAGGCAGCCAACACTAAGGACTCATCATAgttattttacaagaaataaaacattctCTGGGCTTTTACAACAAAAAACCATCCTCAGCATGTATACAATTCTAAATGAAAACCTctgaattgaaaatttaaaactgttaaaaaaaattcaaacaattacCTAACTGGAAAAGCTGTATACCCATTTGATAAATTTCTAGGAATTTCTAGaatgaataattttcaaaatttatatattttcaatcaattagtcaatttttaaaattaaaaacaaactatttggaTAGCTTAATTATCCATATAGGATTAATTTATTTCTCAGGTTAGATTTAATGACGCTATTATATACTTGTACAAGTCATTTGATAATgaacaaattatgaaaaaagtatatttgaatTGAATAAGCAAATGAAATCATCATATAGAAATATTATGagctattttagttttatttcacatCAGGGTCTTGTATTTAAGAGGTCAGATGTAGTCATATTATACAATAGCATCAAACTACAGGTGGCCTCaggattatttaaatacaatgtcaACATAACTTACTTTTATCACTCCTCACAATTGTCTGTTATCACACAATTATCAGTAAGGGCTACTAACTAGTTAAGGTCAAGTGGTTGGTGAAGGCTAACCCATTATTACtgggttatatattttattcttgttataaaatggatgtataataaaataatgtgtacataaaaatataatcataaatataaaaataaacttcaaattaaacattgatttttgCATTATTTACTGCTGTGCACTCACCATTTGAGGATATCTCTTATTGAATTGATTAGGTATTTGCTGCATGGGTGGTTGCTGATAGCCAGGGGTAGGGGTGCTGGTGGAGTTAGGGTACTGTGTCTGCAAATGTGGAGGCTGACCTGGAGACATCTGATGAGGGTACTGACCTGGTGGTTGGGCAAATTGATTTTGGGATTGGGGCATTTGATTTGGAGGTTTGAAAAACTGACTTGGTGGTTGATTGATCTGGTTTTGAGGCTGAGAGAATTGATTTTGAGGTGGAGTATACTGGTATGAAGATTGAGTGAATTGATGTTGAGGCTGAGGCATTGTATGATTTGGAAGAGTTTGCTCAGGAGCTGGAGGAAGCTTGTTTGAAGATGGAGGAATTTGTTCTGAACTTTGAGATATTTGGTTAGGCAATTGGGGAAACTGATAAGGAGGTCGACTAGTCTGAATGGGTAATCTTGGGCCCTGACTTGACACATGCTGGAGTGGTGTGGGAGGTTTAAACTGATTGGCATGTTGCGTAAATTGGTTATTGGAAGAAGGTACGGGAGATTGTGTTTGAAACTGGCTTAAAGACTGTTGCAATGGACTTTGGGTAGATCTAGGTGGTTCAAGAGGTTGATTGGTTTGAGTAGATGAATAGTTAGGAGGTCTTGCAGGAGTGGGAAATTGATTAGGTATGCTGTTTGGTTGAGGAAGATGGTTGGCCAGGGGGACGGAAGGTATTGTCTGAGTTGTGGAAGTTGGTGGAAGGGACTGTGATAGACTGGTAGGGGGAGGTTGTCTGTACAAAGACTGACTAGAGGGATTTGGGGGCTTGGCTTGATGGTTTAGAAGCAAAGGTCTTGGATGAGCGGGAGGTCCTCCTACAGGTTGTGTTGTAGTGGTCTGGAAACTTTGAAGATTTGGCTGTGACTGAAACACAGAAATTTTGATTACAACATTTCACAgagtacattttataatagttaatgttcttattgaataacattatttatacagggtgagtctgaccacccgtgcagtatttacagctgtcttaataactgacttccaaactttttctatctcttttctccataatttggccctctccgaatccgttaaaattatttttaattttgaaaaatgcccctaaagggcccaatttggggggtaggggtacttttttggggaattttcaaatgtaaacatgggtcatgtgatacatcaaatttaaaggtcttattacaccgaacattttggcgcaaacaaaagttaattatctttaaccgtatgtacagggtgtaccaaaacgttttgaaataggactttaaaataaagtaccgtgttaccctacctacaatacggaacagctccagatttttttcctaacttgctattgacctatttttccatgaaatatgtggtacaggcatttttcactggatttttctaaatttcaaaaatattcaaaatttaacaacacaaaaaatcctaacactcaaaattcttaaaatagcaacatataataaattttataatcacataaaaggtctttttaaaacaaacttttttttgtaattcaacttttttccctatctcttactgtttcaaaatggcagccgaaaaactgaattacgtatgtctgtttacaaaatgtaacaaattaattttaaattatatgaaataaaaatatgtcctttaatttttaatttgcttaatagcTCTGAATGACCTATGAACTAGCCATAATcttacctttcattgattttgctagtaaaggtgctcgaattgtagtccgtcatttgctaaacacagtttctaatctggaacttaagctatctacagctcgcaacacttcttcgtggctgattgaatttatagcattccggattcgctgcatcatatcttcgggtgttgtcggtcgtaaaacataaactaagtctttcagcctaccccaaaagtaaaagtccatacaggtCCAAATCAGGGGATCTTGGTGGGTAGTTAACTGGACCACCTCTTCCAACCCATCTTCCAGGATATTGTTCATCAAGCGTTTGTCGCACGTTTTGCGAGTAGTGAGCCGGAgcaccgtcgtgcataaaccacatattgccaacaacttcgtcaggtacatctattaataagttaggcaagtgattaattaaaaaattgttataagtccTCTCTCCATCTAGGTGTCCTTCAAAGAAAAAAGGACCTACAATTCTCCTACCAACAATACCACACCACAGTATTCACAGTCCAGTACCTCTGGTTGTCAACCTCTCGTATCCAGTGGGGGTTCTCATGAGCCCAGTACCTCATGTTGTGACGGTTTAACTTCGCCGTTGCTCCGAAATGTAGCTTCGTCACACCATAGTAGATTgcgaaaaaaatgttcattttgtagcaacttttctcttgcccacaaacaaaaattcattctttgaatGCCATCATCACCATGAAGTTCTTGGTGCAGGGACATCTTGTAGGGAtgcattttattgtctttcaggatcctcaccactgaactttgactcataccagaatcaatagCTATTCTTCTGGAAGAATCATTTGGGTTTTAGTTGCACTGCCGCCAATACTtctggtgccctatcacttcttacAGGCCTTGCAAGCGTTTTTTCCCTTATTGCTGTCAAGCTGTAACCTGTccctgtttcacgaactcgaatagcaagtctttgaaaggcCATTCGTGACTGAGGTTCTCTATTTGGAAACCGTTTCGGCATATACCCTCGCAGAAGccacatagttttgaaaacattcgcCTAACACCATTAGCATATCGAAATGCCTCTGCATTTGTGTACGGCATTTCGAAAAACCACAAGCTGTCCTTAAACAGCAGACACCAATGAACTGACTAAGGGTAGCCTTATCACATTTGTCCAGATAAAGATGTCTAGCCAGCTTACCGCAAGTGATAAGCCTGTTGAGGGTGGTACAAAGTACCTTCTAGTCCAAGACTGCATTGAGATTGTGCATACATGAATcaatgttatctttaaaagataacatggaaactactacaaaaaatattggggccacattagaaaattaaaacatgcttAATTTTGGcctgatttcataacaaattctgtttatttaatcacaaaaaaacctgtttgttcaaataaaaataatttgttacattttgtaaacagatatacgtaattcagtttttcggctgccattttgaaacagtaagagataggggaaaaagttaaatacaaaaaaagtttgttttaaaaagaccttttatttgatataaaatttattatgtgttgctatttaagaattttgagtgttaggattttttgtattcttaaattttgaatatttttgaaatttagaaaatccagtgaaaaatgcccccgtaccacatatttcatggaaaaaataggtcaatagcaagttaggaaaaaaatctggagctgttccgtaaTTGTAGGttagggtaacacggtactttattttaaagtcctatttcaaaacgttttggtacacccttGTACATACggtttaaagataattaacttttgtttgcgccaaaatgttcggtgtaataagacctttaaattgatgtatcacatgacccatgtttacatttgaaaattccccaaaaagtacccctaccccccaaattgggccctttaggggcatttttcaaaattaaaaataattttaacggattcggagaggccaaattatgtagaaaagagatagaaaaaagtttggaagtcagttattaagacagctgtaaatactgcacgggtggtcagactcaccctgtatactacAGTTAAggttacttataaattaatttaactttacataatcatactgtttaaatatttttgtgataataatactaaaatttactttactgAGTTTTGTAGAAGGTTAccactaattttttataaatgtgatGCAAAAAATAACTTATGTGTGATTAACATAGCTTATCATTGTtaggaactaattacaatattattaatttatttggttaTGCTCTTActgtctataattttttttaattacaactgaaacataatttttccttctaaataaacaaaatatcaaagGACCTGGCAGAATGTAACAAGTCTTTACAATCTGTCTATAACTTtgctgccctttgaccttttgattcAAAATCAATAGGGATTTTCCTTGAACCAAAATGAACCTATGcatcaagtttcaagtctgtatgaactttctatcaagagctttgtacagacagacagacacacggATAGAAAAAGTTATTGTACAGACACACGGACAgacaaacaacaaaataattttaaaaaagaccTGTAGGGtgtttaataacacaaaatttataatattgcaaaacaagttattaaaatggtacaataatttacaaaacgtAAAAGTAGATATgtgcataaacaaaatttttgaatttactcTGTCAATACTTACTTGGtcaaaatatagatttttgtaaatcaaattatACTTGAAGTTGTAAAGCTAActctatttcattaaaaaaatcaaggCAAAACATGAAAAGATTAAGTGCATTCAATCTTATCactattgaaaacattataaaattgtcatttgaaaattttaatatttgaattcagTTAACAGTATAAAGAGTGCTtaaattatgttaagaaattaaaatgttgatttaaatttagaaattgcagatctatttttaaaaattagtccAACAGACATTTCagaaaacaatattgtatatacaatgggtattttttatatattacaccCTTCAGAACTTGGTGTGACTACTGCAGGGTCATCAATACTTTTGACGAAGAATTATCAGCAATTTAAGCCAGTGATTTGCAGTTATTGCTGTAACCCACCTGGTGCAAAGTAGAAGGAGGCTGAGGGGTCGGAATAGGACTAGAGAGAGGTGTGCTACGATGGAGTTGCGGTCCAGGCCGGCTGATGGCAGGATCCGGCATGCTACTCAGCAAGGCATTCGGCTTATCCTTGGGCCAATGGTTGGCCTGGGCACTGATAACATGGTTGTATTGCTCACTGGGTGGCTTCAACGGACGAGTTGCTGGTGAGGGGTCCCTAGATGACTGTGATGACAAACTCGCTGCAACAAAATGAAACGGGTGAGTATAAAGACTAACAAAGGTTAGTAAAAGGGGGGTTAGTACATCTCTATGATGTATCTAGAAACTTTACAAAGGTAAAAGTTGAAAATGTGAAACACACTTTACACATCCACACCAAACTTGGTGTGCTCCACTGACTGATGTTCCCATTGGGATGTCTTTACTGAGCTTTATATGCTTTTTTCCAGAATACAATTAGGACCTCCAGCCTCATCAATGGACAACATTGTCATGAGGTGATTGAGTGATTCGAGCAGTGAGTCTCGTAAACAGATACAGCACGTGAACTGCACATGCATATTTTATCATGTAGTGGTTCAGGGAGTGATTCAGGAATCCACTAAAGTAGAGTTATTACTATAATGTAGTAGACTGTAATGAAGTAACAATCTATCATCTGTTCTGGAAGATGTTACTATCTAGTAGAAGTAATtgttcattatttcatttcaagaaAATGCTATTACTTCATTATAGTTCTTTCGACTATTTACTTCTTGTTATGtactttaacttatttttaagaccataaagaatacattaactcttGAAGATTGGCTGGTTTCATTACTGCCGGAtgtatttgaacaaaaatacTCCTGTCCTTGCTAGGCtatccttttaaataaaaacctgtttTAGATGTTGAAAGGCCAAAAAGGATCATTATATTGTCATATAAATCACCAGAAGATTCACCAATTGTgaatcaataataacaaatacatcaCAACTCCCTGTTAATAGTGACTAGATAATAATTTTAGCTTCCatgttagaaataaaaagtaacagtAACACTGACTAACACTAACTAAACAGTAACAaagtttttatactatttttga
This Homalodisca vitripennis isolate AUS2020 chromosome 3, UT_GWSS_2.1, whole genome shotgun sequence DNA region includes the following protein-coding sequences:
- the LOC124357632 gene encoding protein transport protein Sec24A-like isoform X1, with translation MNGQQLTNSSNSANGTPSSSYPASLSSQSSRDPSPATRPLKPPSEQYNHVISAQANHWPKDKPNALLSSMPDPAISRPGPQLHRSTPLSSPIPTPQPPSTLHQSQPNLQSFQTTTTQPVGGPPAHPRPLLLNHQAKPPNPSSQSLYRQPPPTSLSQSLPPTSTTQTIPSVPLANHLPQPNSIPNQFPTPARPPNYSSTQTNQPLEPPRSTQSPLQQSLSQFQTQSPVPSSNNQFTQHANQFKPPTPLQHVSSQGPRLPIQTSRPPYQFPQLPNQISQSSEQIPPSSNKLPPAPEQTLPNHTMPQPQHQFTQSSYQYTPPQNQFSQPQNQINQPPSQFFKPPNQMPQSQNQFAQPPGQYPHQMSPGQPPHLQTQYPNSTSTPTPGYQQPPMQQIPNQFNKRYPQMPQNPGYQQQPGSIDGLTPQLAGMTVVQQGFNKLWGMDTVDLLKSRDVLPKEKVEPPAVRLQHELYEAANCSPEIFRCTLTKIPETKSLLDKSRLPLGVLIHPFKDLNGDSQIIEEGATDGLWEQQTNPKQLSVIQCTVIVRCRMCRTYINPFVYFVDNKRWKCNLCFRVNELPDEFQFDPMTKTYGDPSRRPEIKSATIEFIAPSEYMVRPPQPAIYVFVLDVSRLACESGYLDVVCRTLLAELDNVPGDARTSVAFITFDSAVHFYSLTEGQGQPHQLIVVDIDDMFLPTPDNLLVSLNECRDLIRDLLTQLPNKYRESYDTHSALGAALQAAYKLLVCTQPS
- the LOC124357632 gene encoding protein transport protein Sec24A-like isoform X2 — protein: MNGQQLTNSSNSANGTPSSSYPASLSSQSSRDPSPATRPLKPPSEQYNHVISAQANHWPKDKPNALLSSMPDPAISRPGPQLHRSTPLSSPIPTPQPPSTLHQPNLQSFQTTTTQPVGGPPAHPRPLLLNHQAKPPNPSSQSLYRQPPPTSLSQSLPPTSTTQTIPSVPLANHLPQPNSIPNQFPTPARPPNYSSTQTNQPLEPPRSTQSPLQQSLSQFQTQSPVPSSNNQFTQHANQFKPPTPLQHVSSQGPRLPIQTSRPPYQFPQLPNQISQSSEQIPPSSNKLPPAPEQTLPNHTMPQPQHQFTQSSYQYTPPQNQFSQPQNQINQPPSQFFKPPNQMPQSQNQFAQPPGQYPHQMSPGQPPHLQTQYPNSTSTPTPGYQQPPMQQIPNQFNKRYPQMPQNPGYQQQPGSIDGLTPQLAGMTVVQQGFNKLWGMDTVDLLKSRDVLPKEKVEPPAVRLQHELYEAANCSPEIFRCTLTKIPETKSLLDKSRLPLGVLIHPFKDLNGDSQIIEEGATDGLWEQQTNPKQLSVIQCTVIVRCRMCRTYINPFVYFVDNKRWKCNLCFRVNELPDEFQFDPMTKTYGDPSRRPEIKSATIEFIAPSEYMVRPPQPAIYVFVLDVSRLACESGYLDVVCRTLLAELDNVPGDARTSVAFITFDSAVHFYSLTEGQGQPHQLIVVDIDDMFLPTPDNLLVSLNECRDLIRDLLTQLPNKYRESYDTHSALGAALQAAYKLLVCTQPS
- the LOC124357632 gene encoding protein transport protein Sec24A-like isoform X3, giving the protein MNGQQLTNSSNSANGTPSSSYPASLSSQSSRDPSPATRPLKPPSEQYNHVISAQANHWPKDKPNALLSSMPDPAISRPGPQLHRSTPLSSPIPTPQPPSTLHQSQPNLQSFQTTTTQPVGGPPAHPRPLLLNHQAKPPNPSSQSLYRQPPPTSLSQSLPPTSTTQTIPSVPLANHLPQPNSIPNQFPTPARPPNYSSTQTNQPLEPPRSTQSPLQQSLSQFQTQSPVPSSNNQFTQHANQFKPPTPLQHVSSQGPRLPIQTSRPPYQFPQLPNQISQSSEQIPPSSNKLPPAPEQTLPNHTMPQPQHQFTQSSYQYTPPQNQFSQPQNQINQPPSQFFKPPNQMPQSQNQFAQPPGQYPHQMSPGQPPHLQTQYPNSTSTPTPGYQQPPMQQIPNQFNKRYPQMPQNPGYQQQPGSIDGLTPQLAGMTVVQQGFNKLWGMDTVDLLKSRDVLPKEKVEPPAVRLQHELYEAANCSPEIFRCTLTKIPETKSLLDKSRLPLGVLIHPFKDLNQLSVIQCTVIVRCRMCRTYINPFVYFVDNKRWKCNLCFRVNELPDEFQFDPMTKTYGDPSRRPEIKSATIEFIAPSEYMVRPPQPAIYVFVLDVSRLACESGYLDVVCRTLLAELDNVPGDARTSVAFITFDSAVHFYSLTEGQGQPHQLIVVDIDDMFLPTPDNLLVSLNECRDLIRDLLTQLPNKYRESYDTHSALGAALQAAYKLLVCTQPS